The genomic stretch AATATTTGCAGAAAAAAGCGCAAATGATTGTCGGGCTTTACAAAGCCATTCAAAAAGATGATGAAATTTCACTGTTCAAAGCCATGGTTGCTTCCGTCTATCTGGAAAGCTTCCTTTTCTACAGCGGTTTCTATTATCCGTTATATTTCTACGGACAAGGAAAACTGATGCAAAGCGGTGAGATCATTAACCTGATCCTTCGTGACGAAGCGATTCACGGCGTGTATGTCGGTCTCCTTGCTCAGGAAATTTATAATAAACAGACAGAAGAGAAAAAAGCAGAGCTTCGTGAATTTGCGATCGACCTCCTGAATCAGTTATATGAAAATGAGCTTGAGTATACAGAGGACTTGTACGATCAAGTCGGGCTCTCACATGATGTAAAGAAATTCATCCGCTATAATGCGAATAAAGCGCTGATGAACCTTGGATTTGATCCATACTTCGAAGAGGAAGACATTAATCCGATCGTTTTAAACGGATTAAACACAAAAACAAAATCGCATGACTTCTTCTCTATGAAGGGGAATGGCTATAAAAAAGCGACAGTTGAGCCGCTCAAAGATGATGACTTTTATTTTGAAGATGAAAAAGAGCAGATATAATATCTGCTCTTTTCGGCTTGAAGGTTCAAATGAGGAGGACGCAGTACCCATGGGAAAAATGGACGAAATGATTTTAGTTGCCCCGCGCGATGATGTGTTTAAAAAAGAAAGCTTAACCTTCCAGGGCGTGTACAGTGAAGATAGCAGAGTAGCAGAAATCATGGCTCAGATTGAAGCGGCCTATCGTGAAATGAGAAGAGGGGACGCAGAAGAAGATCCGCGTTTCAAGCAGCCGATACCTTATGTCGTCATTAAGCGTGAAGATGAAGTTTTTCTTTACGAGCGGCTGGCTGGCGGCGGTGAATCACGTCTGCACAACAAGCTTTCTCTCGGTTTTGGCGGCCATATGAACGCCATCGAAGGGGCAGCTTCATTTGCTGAAGTCTTAAAGCTGAACACAGACCGTGAGCTTGAGGAAGAACTGCAAATAAATGAAGAAGATAAACAGGCGATTGTCACACTGGGATTGATCAATGATGATGAAAACAGTGTTGGCAAAGTGCATATCGGTATTCTTTCTGCGCTTCAATTAAAGCCTGGCGCACAAGTGGAAGTGAAGGAGAAAGAACAAATTGCGGGTAAATGGATGAAAGTTTCTGAATTAAAACAGGATGATATCTACAACCGTCTGGAAACATGGTCACAGTTTGTTGTTGATATTCTTGAATAAAAAAACCCGGTTTCTCGCGATGAGGAGCCGGGTTTTTTTATGAGACGCTCGTCCCCGTCTCGGCTATGATTCTAGGATCACAATAGCGTCAAAGCCGGCATTTTTCGCTCTGGCAGCGAGGGTGTCTGCATTGTCTTTGGATGAAAATGCGCCAATCTGCACTTTGTATAATCCGTCCTTTAAAAGGACAATCGAGTCAAAACCTTTGGCTTCGGCATTACTTGCGAGCGAGTCGGCATTCGCTTTGACTTTAAATGCGCCGATTTGAACCTTATATAACCCTGAGCTGGAAGTCTTTTTAAGGTTAAAGGCTTGCTCCAGCCCGTTTGCATGTCCTCTCGCTAAGCTTTGAATAAAACTGCTCGTTTTCAGCTTATTTGCATCGGAAACGGTATCAATGAAGCCGTTCTCGGTCAAGAGGGCAGGCATTGCCGACTCCCTTAGGACGTGGAAGTTCGCTGTTTTTTTGCCGCGATCGGCAAAGTCGACAGCTTGTATCACTTCAGAGTGAATTGTCGATTGATAAGTCGTCGTCGGGGCTCCTACATCTGGATAAATATAGCTTTCAAAACCTGTGCCTCCCCCGGAATTAACGTGAATGGACAAAAAGAAATCTGCTCCCCAGTTATTTGCGGCATTTGTCCGGTCGTTTAAGCTGACATATTGGTCGCTTGTCCGGCTCAGCAGCAGAGAAACGCCTTCATATTCATTAGTTAATATCGTACGTAAGGCTAAAGCGATTTGCAGGGTTAACGTTTTCTCCTGAAGGCCATTACCTGTTGCGCCTGGATCAGACCCGCCATGGCCAGGATCAATAAAAATTTTAACCATTTTTCATCACCTCATTACAGGATATGAAAAAACACGGCTTCTGCTTGTACGATTATCATTCAACTGAAAAATGAGGAAATAACCCTTTCACATCCAGAAATTATTTCTCGGGAAAGCGCACAATTCAACATGAAGCGACAACAGATACGGTCCGACATGAAATCTGTGCATACGCCATATGTTTGTATGTACTATGGGTTCGGTTAACCTGCACTGATTCCTGCTGGTTTTAAGCTTTGCGTTCATATTAAATCAAGCATTTAAAACGTAAATTGATGAGGAAAGCTCCTTTCATTAAAGACACCGCTTTATAAATCGAAAAAAAGAAAAACACTTCAGGTATCTTAGGGCGGGTAATACGTTTCGTACAAAAATCAGCCCGTTGTATGAAAAAGAAATAATGAGAAAGAAGCTCACTATAATACTCTGACAAAATGATTAAAAACAAAATCTCATGGTTTGTCCACCCCATGTCCGTGAATACAATAAGAAATAAAGTATTTCTCGGGAAAGCGCAGGATTCCTTATTGTTCCCGAAAAAAGCAATTGTTTCGACACATGATAGGCGTTTGTCACAATCGGCATCCGCTTGAATATCATATAGAGAGAACAGAGAGGTGAAGATGTTGGAGCGCGCTGTGACTTATAAAAACAACGGACAGATCAACATTATTCTGAACGGGCAAAAGCAGGTGCTGACGAATGCTGAGGCAGAGGCGGAATATCAGGCTGCATTGCAAAAAAACGAAGCAAAGCACGGCATTTTGAAGGAAATCGAAAAAGAGATGAGCGCATTAGTTGGGATGGAGGAAATGAAACGCAACATCAAGGAAATATACGCCTGGATTTTTGTGAACCAAAAACGCGCGGAGCAAGGCTTGAAGGTTGGAAAGCAAGCGCTGCACATGATGTTTAAAGGAAATCCGGGAACGGGAAAAACGACGGTTGCACGGCTCATCGGCAAGCTGTTCTTTGAAATGAATGTCCTGTCAAAAGGCCACTTAATAGAAGCGGAGCGGGCTGACCTGGTCGGGGAGTATATCGGACACACCGCCCAAAAGACGAGAGATTTAATCAAAAAGTCATTAGGTGGCATTTTGTTTATAGACGAAGCCTACTCGCTGGCAAGAGGCGGCGAAAAGGACTTTGGGAAAGAAGCGATCGACACACTTGTAAAGCATATGGAAGACAAACAGCATGAGTTTATTTTGATACTCGCCGGATATTCACGGGAAATGGATCATTTTCTCTCGTTAAATCCCGGACTCCAATCAAGATTTCCCATCTCCATTGATTTTCCGGATTACTCTGTGACCCAGCTCATGGAGATTGCGAAACGAATGATCGATGAAAGGGAATACCAGCTCAGTCAAGAAGCGGAATGGAAATTGAAAGATTACTTAATGACAGTGAAAAGCACGACAAGTCCCATTAAATTCAGCAATGGACGTTTTGTCAGAAATGTGATCGAAAAATCGATCAGAGCACAAGCCATGAGGCTTTTAATGGGAGACCAATACTTAAAAAGCGACTTGATGACCATCAAAAGCCAAGATCTTTCCATTAAAGAAGAAGCATCTGGATCTGCATAGACCTCTCAGTTTTTGAGAGGTCTGTTTTTTGCTCGTATTTCCGCTTTTCAAAGCAATCGATTTGTGGTATACACATGCAGGGTTTGGTATGATAATACTACTGCCCAATATGCAAAAGAAAGGAACATCCATTTGAACGAACAAGAAACGATTCAGGAGAAAGCCATTTTAGTCGGATGTCAGCTGCCGCATATCACGGATGAGCATTTTGAAAATTCTATGGAAGAGCTAGCATCTCTGACGAAAACAGCAGACGGAAAAGTACTGACCAGCGTCACACAAAAACGGAACAGGGCTGACGCCGCTACATATATAGGAAAAGGGAAGGTAGAAGAGCTGAAGGCACTCGTGGAAGAGCTTGAAGCTGATCTCCTCATCTTTAATGATGAACTGTCGCCAAGTCAGCTGAAGTCATTGGCAACAGCAATTGAAGTGAAGATGATTGACCGCACGCAATTGATATTAGATATTTTTGCAAAGCGGGCGAGAACGAGAGAAGGCAAACTTCAAATTGAGCTGGCTCAGCTGCAATATGCACTGCCGCGTCTGACGGGACAAGGGATCAACCTTTCCCGGCAAGGCGGAGGAATTGGGGCAAGAGGTCCCGGGGAAACGAAACTGGAAACCGACCGCCGCCATATCAGAAATCGCATTCATGAAATCAACACACAGCTTTCCACTGTCATTCGCCATAGAAGCCGATACCGTGAAAGAAGAAAGAAAAACGGTGTGCTTCAAATTGCGCTTGTCGGCTATACAAACGCAGGGAAATCAACATGGTTCAACCGCCTGACGAGTGCTGACAGCTATGAAGAAGACCTCCTGTTTGCCACGCTGGACCCGATGACCAGAAAAATGGTCCTGCCAAGCGGCTACAGTGTTCTTCTTTCAGATACAGTAGGATTTATTCAGGATCTTCCGACGACATTGATTGCTGCATTCCGCTCAACGCTTGAGGAAGTAAAAGAAGCGGATTTAATTCTGCATTTAATTGATTCTTCAAATGAGGATTATGCGGGACATGAAAAAACAGTGCTTCGGCTGCTTGAGGAGCTTGAAGCAGATGATATCCCGATGCTGACGGCTTACAATAAACGTGATCAAAAACTGCCTGATTTTATACCGACCGCCGGAAGGGATCACATTATGGTCAGTGCGAAATTTGAGGACGACGCTGCAGCCTTTAAAGAAGCGATTCAGCGCTATTTGCGCCAAGAACTGTTAACGTCTTTTGAAGCACATGTGCCGGCAAGTGAAGGGAAGCTCCTTTCCAGAATCAAATCGGAAACGATGGTAGACCGCTTCTATTTTAATGAAGAAAATGAACAGTATGACATATCCGGCTATGTCCAAGAAGAGCAAAGTATCATCGGTGAATTAAAGAAGTATATGTAGGAAGGAAATATAAAGACATGTTTGACACATTAACACACGGAGAATTATTGAAGAAAACGGCAATGGAAGTGGAAGCGGACATTGCCGGCATTCATAAACAAATAGAAGAAATCAGCGAGCGAAATGAGTGGAGAGTGCTTCAAAGCTATAGAAAACACAAAGTAAGCGACACTCATTTCACGCCGTCTACTGGATACGGCTATGATGATATCGGAAGAGACACGCTTGAAAGCATATATGCGGATGTGTTTGGCGGAGAAGCGGGGCTTGTAAGGCCGCAAATCATTTCAGGCACACATGCCATCTCAATTGCTTTGTTCGGTGTCCTCAGACCGGGGGACGAGCTCCTTTATATCACGGGCAAGCCGTATGATACGCTAGAGGAAATTGTGGGCGTCAGGGGTGGAGAAAACGCTGGTTCGTTAAAGGATTTTCAAATCGGCTATAATGCGGTTGATCTGACGAAAGACGGAAAGATAGACTATGATGCAGTCGCCGCTGCGATCAATCCGAAGACAAAAGTAATCGGCATTCAGCGCTCAAAAGGATATGCGAATCGCCCTTCTTTCTTAATTAGTGAAATAAAAGAAATGATCCGTTTTGTAAAAGAAATCAATGAAAATCTGATCGTCTTTGTGGACAACTGTTACGGAGAATTTGTGGAAGAGCTTGAGCCTTGCCATGTCGGAGCCGACCTGATGGCGGGATCTCTCATTAAAAATCCCGGCGGCGGCCTTGCGAAAACAGGCGGCTACCTCGTCGGAAAAGCGAAATGGATTGAAGCTTGCTCATACCGTATGACGTCACCCGGCATCGGCAGAGAAGCGGGGGCATCTCTTTACTCGCTCCAAGAAATGTACCAAGGCTTCTTTTTGGCGCCTCACGTTGTGTCTCAAAGTTTAAAGGGAGCGGTGTTTACAGCGAGATTCCTTGAAAAACTCGGCTTCACTTCAAACCCGAAATGGGATGCGAAAAGAACGGATTTAATACAATCCGTTGAGTTTTCTGACAGAGAAAAGATGATTGCTTTTTGCCAGGCTATTCAATTTGCATCGCCAATCAATGCTCATGTGACGCCTTATCCAGCCTACATGCCTGGATACGAGGATGATGTCATTATGGCAGCAGGGACGTTTATTCAAGGAGCAAGCATCGAATTATCAGCTGATGGCCCTATCCGCCCGCCGTATGTAGCGTATGTTCAGGGAGGATTAACCTATTCGCATGTGAAGAATGCCATATGCAGTGCAGTGGATTCATTGATGCAAAAGCAATTAATTTAAATTTTTTAAAAATTTCTCTGGATTTGATGTTAAGAATCCTTACATCGTATTGACACATAATATAACATCACCTATAATGAAACTAAGTTAAGAAAAGGAGGAAATTGAGATGAGTGATAATATTCGCCGCTCAATGCCTTTATTTCCAATAGGAATTGTCATGCAGTTAACTGAGTTATCAGCAAGACAAATTCGATATTATGAGGAAAATGGACTGATATTTCCAGCCAGAAGTGAAGGAAATAGACGATTATTTTCATTTCATGATGTAGATAAACTGTTAGAAATCAAGCACCTGATAGAACAAGGTGTAAACATGGCAGGAATTAAACAGATTCTGGCGAAAGCCGAAGCCGAGCCAGAACAAAAACAAAACGAGAAGACGAAAAAACCAATGAAACATGATCTGTCCGATGACGAACTGAGACAGCTCCTGAAAAACGAGCTCATGCAAGCCGGCCGTTTTCAAAGAGGGAATACATTCCGTCAAGGCGACATGTCCCGCTTCTTTCATTAATCCGTTAGCAACTGTTTTGCTATATACATTTACCTTTTAAGAGGAGGAATTTTACCAAATGGCAAAGTACACTAGAGAAGATATCGAAAAATTAGTAAAAGAAGAAAACGTGAAGTATATCCGCCTTCAATTTACTGACATTCTTGGAACAATCAAGAATGTTGAGATTCCTGTAAGCCAGCTTGGAAAAGCGCTTGATAATAAAGTCATGTTTGACGGTTCTTCTATTGAGGGATTCGTTCGTATCGAAGAGTCAGACATGTACCTGTATCCAGATCTAAATACATTTGTTATCTTCCCATGGACAGCTGAAAAAGGTAAAGTAGCACGTTTCATCTGTGATATTTACAATCCGGATGGCACACCTTTTGAAGGTGACCCGCGAAACAACTTAAAACGGATTCTGAAAGAAATGGAAGACCTCGGCTTCAGTGATTTTAACCTTGGGCCTGAGCCTGAATTCTTCTTATTCAAATTGGACGAAAAAGGCGAGCCGACGCTTGAACTAAACGACAAAGGCGGATATTTCGACTTAGCTCCAACTGATTTAGGAGAAAACTGCCGCCGCGATATCGTACTTGAGCTTGAAGAGATGGGCTTTGAAATCGAAGCGTCTCACCACGAAGTAGCACCTGGTCAGCACGAAATCGACTTTAAATATGCTGGAGCAGTCCGCTCTTGTGATGACATCCAAACATTTAAACTAGTTGTCAAAACAATTGCCCGTAAACACGGCCTGCATGCGACATTTATGCCAAAACCATTGTTCGGTGTAAACGGTTCAGGTATGCACTGCAATCTATCACTCTTCAAAAATGGTGTTAACGCATTCTTTGACGAAAACGCAGATCTTCAGTTAAGTGAAACAGCGAAGCACTTCATTGCAGGTATCGTGAAGCACGCAACAAGCTTTACAGCAGTAACAAACCCGACAGTAAACTCTTACAAACGTCTTGTTCCTGGCTATGAAGCACCTTGTTATGTAGCATGGAGCGCGCAAAACAGAAGCCCGCTTATCCGTATCCCGGCTTCTCGCGGCATCAGCACACGTGTTGAAGTACGCAGTGTAGACCCAGCTGCAAACCCATACCTTGCACTTAGCGTATTGCTTGCTGCAGGATTAGACGGAATCAAAAACAAACTGGAAGCGCCGGCTCCAATCGACCGCAACATCTATGTGATGAGCAAAGAAGAGCGCATGGAAAACGGAATCGTTGACCTTCCAGCAACACTTGCGGAAGCACTAGAAGAATTCAAATCAAACGAAGTCATGGTCAAAGCGCTGGGCGAGCACCTATTCGAACACTTCATCGAAGCAAAAGAAATCGAATGGGATATGTTCCGCACGCAAGTACATCCTTGGGAACGCGAACAGTATATGTCTCAGTATTAATATCTCAATCCCTTGGCACTAAAAGTGTCAGGGGATTTTTTATGTTAATAGGTAATAAATTATGGAGCGGCACTGCTAAAAAGCAGGGTCACTTTTAGTCTATGTCACTAATAATTCTATGTACTAAATTTTTAATTAGGGAAATAATTCCACGCTTAAGGAAGCAATACGCATAAATAATTCGACAAATTCTGTGATAATTCCATTGTTCAATACTTCTACCAGCAATAATAAGATGAGTAAGGTAGATGTTTATCATTGACATCATAACCAAATGAATCCATAATTACGTTGAAATCTAAATCAATTTTCAAAAAGGAGATTTCTATGAAAAAATTGACTATCTTCTCCGGGGGATTAGGAGCGGTTTTTTCTGTACTGGCTCAACTGTTTGCGGTTATAGATGACTCTTACACTTTGGGGAATTTATGGTTTTTAGGTGCTTTGGCGGGAATTATAACCATGCTTGCTTCAATCCAGACAAATAATAAACCAGTCTTCAGCATATTATTAATTGCTAGTTCAGTAATAGGTCTACTTGGAACTGGTCTTGTATACATCATACCAACACTGTTCAATATAATAATAATTTATAAATTTTCAAAAGTAAGCCAATAAGCCAATGGGAAAATTAAGGTTCTTTTTTTATTTAACATCCCTTTGACAAGGTCGGTGATAAATCGCAGAATGTTTATGCTTGCAACTAATCCACCAGCGGGGGCATCGGTGGGCATGATTATCTAACGCCATGTTTCTAGGATACCGGAATTGAAACATTTGCTGAGGCATTTCGTGAAGCTGATCACCAAATGACCATTTCCATAGAGGCACGTCTAAAGAAGCTATCATAGGAGGACAATACTGTGTGGAAAGCTTTAAGTCAATTACTCAAGAAACAGAAAAATCAAAGTCCAAGCGATGAAGATTATATACAGATTCCAGAATTAGAAGTAAAAGTTTTGGGGATGCTTCACAGTATCAATATAGACCTGGTTAATGTAATAGCCCAAGCAGAAAAGTCTAAGGAGTTTATAGGACAAATCGAAGGCATCTGGCATTCTATAGCAAATCAATTTTATTCACTCGCCCAAGGGTTTGAGAATGAGGATATCAATAAGCTTTCTGCGGATCTTGATCATGCTGCCGCCACTTGGGAAGCTGTTGCTAATAAAGCAAAAGAGTTTGTAACAAATTCATACCAAGGGTAAAAGAAAAATAAGGGCCTGAAAGGGCTCTTTTGCTTATAGTCATATTTCCCGTAAGTATTACTTTTTGGATTTAATAAATTTTAAAGCGTGTTTGTTTCACTGAATTCATAGTCAAAAGGGGAATGTTTTTATGCTTGGAATCAACGTTGAAAAATCAAATGAAAACTTAATTATCAATTGGCAGCTATCCAAAATTGAAATTCCAATCAAAGAAATCAATGATGTATTTCTTGATCCAAACTATGGGGGAGAGGAGAAAAGCGCAGTAAGGATTGGGTTTCCTTATGGCTCAACAGATAGGGTAGTAATTAAAACAGCACGTAACACTTACATTTTGTTCACCACTAATCCTGCTTTAATTATGAGTAAAATTGTTTCTTAATAAACAGTTTATGTCCCTTTTAAATTTATCTATTAATGTTCTGTGTGGTAAAATTTAGTGAGATGATTTAAGGAGGAGGAGCATTTATGGAAGAAATAAAAGTTAGTTCACATGACACTAGATGGTATTAAGAAAGCAGTTTCTAAATATGGTACATTCCCTATGTTTCATCATGGAGGATATGTCATGGAAGATGCTACTTTTCATTTCAAAGATCCTGCTAGTCCTCAAGAAATTAGCGATATAGAACAGAAGCTAGGTGTTACTTTCCCTAATGACTATAAAGAGTTTTTGTTACAGCACAATGGGATGGAAATGTTTGATGGGATTGAAATACTTAGCTTAGAGGGAATCATTGAATATAATGAGGTTCAAGATTTCCCAGAGGGATACGTTTTAATTGGATATCATTTTGATGGAAGATATGTCATAGACACAAACAAATCAAAAAATGGATTAGGCTATATGCTATATCTAGACTCAATTGATGATATTGAAGATGCGATTAACTTAGATTCTAATTTCGAGATATGGTTTGATATGCTAGTGTCTTTAAATGGAACGAAATATTGGGAAGTAAATCCGAATCTCCAAGAGTATTATAAACTGGTTTCAGAATAACACTTCGGCAAAAGAAAAAATTATGACTAATTTCAACAACCAAAGAAACTGCAATTTGAGGGAAGTATAATGACAATTTACGAGCAAATTAAGGATGCTTTGAAAAATAAGATCAATGAGTTGGTTTCACCTCAAGAAGTAAAGAAAACCCTTCAAGAAAAATACGGAACTAATCCGGATAGCATTATTTTATCAGATTATTGTTATAACCGGTATAATAAGGGGATTTCTTTTAATAAGCACCTCTTTGAATATATGAATAGAAGTTCTTACAAATACTTAGGTGAAAACTCTCTTTATACAGGACTTATTTTCAGAAAATCAAAAGGGGAAGATAAGGAAGTTATCGTAGGCGAATGGGTAAACGGTGTTAAATCACTCCGAGAAGCTTCTGTTACTAATAACCAAATAAATGATCAAGCCGAAATCATTAGTAAAGAACAACTTGTAAACCTTTATAATGAATATAACCAAATCCTGAGATATGAAATGAATGTATTGAACTGTAAGCCTACAGAATTGAGGCATTTAATTGGCAGAATCGGTGAATTCATTTGTGCAATCCAAACCAACGGCACTCTGGCACGTCAAACTAATCAGCATGGATTTGATGTTGTGAGTGATGGCAGACGGATTAGTGTAAAAACAACAGCTCAATCAAGTGGTTTTATTTCGATAAATAAAAATACATTTTATGATTTTGATGATTTTTTTGTAGTTCAATACGTAAATGATGATTTTAAAGTTATTTTCTTCGGCTCAAAGGAAGAAGTGCAAAAAATAAGCAGAATTTATGGAAGCCAATACGAAGTTGAAATTTCACTTCTTAAAAAGCTTAATAAGGAATACCAATTAAATTAAACAATCTTGTTGGTAACAAACATCCTCTTACTTATTGTAAGAGGATGTTTGTTTAATTCTTACATATTTTATCTTTGCAATCTGGCTTACGAGTTGCATCCACAGTAAATGATCTTACTTCGTCTTTAGTTTTGTCATAAATTCCCCATATTACCCCTCAGAGAAGGATAGGGGGATTATTTTGGAGAATCATATTCCATTGCTTGTTCACAGTCAGTAATCCTTGAGTTGTTCTAGCAAGAGGCAATATTGTTGAATAAGAATAGTTTTAAAGAGGTTATTGTTGTCTTCATATTGAAATAAAGATTAAGTATATTAGAGGGGAGTTGCTTTAATGCACATAACAACAAAAAGGTTATTGATACGTGAATTTGAATTCAAAGATTGGCAAGCAGTATATGAGTATACATCTGATAGTAATGTAATGAAGTATATACCTGAAGGGGTTTTTACTGAAGAAGATGCAAAGGCATTTGTAAATAAAAACAAAGGTGATAACGCTGAAAAATTCCCTGTCATACTAAGAGATGAAGACTGTCTTATAGGCCATATTGTTTTTTATAAGTATTTTGGTGAACATACATATGAAATTGGGTGGGTGTTTAATCCCAATTATCAAAATAAAGGGTATGCTTCTGAGGCAGCCCAAGCTATCTTGGAATATGGATTTAAAGAAATGAACTTACATAGGATTATAGCTACGTGTCAACCTGAGAATATTCCCTCATACCGAGTTATGAAGAAGATTGGAATGAGAAGAGAAGGCTTTTTTAAAAAATGTATTCCAAAAGGCAATGAATGGTGGGATGAATATTATTACGCTATTTTAGAGGAAGAGTGGAATTGAACTTTATTGAGTGCGGCAATACAAACAAATTATCACCCTCTACTTAGAACATATTAGTTAAATGAAGGTGATATATAAAGTGATATGACAGTGATTAAATGGGATTCAATGAGCTCCGGTGAATTGTTTTTAGGTGAGTTCACTAAGGATGATACCTGATACGCAGCCATACCATTCGAGCGTTAATCATTTTATAACTGATCTTTTCACTTTTGCCCACGGGGGAATAAGACCCTATTTAAGTTTGCCAGACGATTGTTTGATCCGTTGTTGATGATTGTCAGGATTTTTTGTGAAGGAATATCTTTATATAGTGGTTGATTATTCCCTTCTGGTAAAAATTGATCTATGTTGAATTGCTTAACATGTCATTGAACTCAGAGAATAAAGTGAACCTGCCACAGATGTTCATTATCTTTTAGGGGGTTCCAAAAAGACCGTATTCCTATCGATCGCTCAGAGTGAAAATGGTATACTAAAGTTACAATCACAGGAAGGAATTACAATTTTTTTAGATCTACATAAAATCATCTGATTAACCGAAAGTGAGAATGTGTGAATGAATTTAATAGGGTATATTGAGGAAAGGTTTCAAAACCTCGAATTAATTCCTAGCATCTATAATCAATGGGGCACAGGAATCCATTTTTGTCTTGGGGAAAATATCTATCAACTCAAAGCAA from Bacillus subtilis subsp. subtilis str. 168 encodes the following:
- the ynxB gene encoding putative phage protein; defective, phage region (Evidence 3: Putative function from multiple computational evidences; Product type h : extrachromosomal origin); translation: MKKLTIFSGGLGAVFSVLAQLFAVIDDSYTLGNLWFLGALAGIITMLASIQTNNKPVFSILLIASSVIGLLGTGLVYIIPTLFNIIIIYKFSKVSQ
- the ynzG gene encoding putative phage protein; defective phage region (Evidence 3: Putative function from multiple computational evidences; Product type h : extrachromosomal origin), with translation MLGINVEKSNENLIINWQLSKIEIPIKEINDVFLDPNYGGEEKSAVRIGFPYGSTDRVVIKTARNTYILFTTNPALIMSKIVS
- the ynzF gene encoding putative phage protein; defective phage region (Evidence 3: Putative function from multiple computational evidences; Product type h : extrachromosomal origin), with the protein product MWKALSQLLKKQKNQSPSDEDYIQIPELEVKVLGMLHSINIDLVNVIAQAEKSKEFIGQIEGIWHSIANQFYSLAQGFENEDINKLSADLDHAAATWEAVANKAKEFVTNSYQG
- the glnA gene encoding glutamine synthetase (Evidence 1a: Function from experimental evidences in the studied strain; PubMedId: 13737, 11719184, 12142436, 16055443, 16885465, 19233925, 19251843; Product type e: enzyme), whose protein sequence is MAKYTREDIEKLVKEENVKYIRLQFTDILGTIKNVEIPVSQLGKALDNKVMFDGSSIEGFVRIEESDMYLYPDLNTFVIFPWTAEKGKVARFICDIYNPDGTPFEGDPRNNLKRILKEMEDLGFSDFNLGPEPEFFLFKLDEKGEPTLELNDKGGYFDLAPTDLGENCRRDIVLELEEMGFEIEASHHEVAPGQHEIDFKYAGAVRSCDDIQTFKLVVKTIARKHGLHATFMPKPLFGVNGSGMHCNLSLFKNGVNAFFDENADLQLSETAKHFIAGIVKHATSFTAVTNPTVNSYKRLVPGYEAPCYVAWSAQNRSPLIRIPASRGISTRVEVRSVDPAANPYLALSVLLAAGLDGIKNKLEAPAPIDRNIYVMSKEERMENGIVDLPATLAEALEEFKSNEVMVKALGEHLFEHFIEAKEIEWDMFRTQVHPWEREQYMSQY
- the glnR gene encoding transcriptional regulator (nitrogen metabolism) (Evidence 1a: Function from experimental evidences in the studied strain; PubMedId: 9287005, 12374841, 16547045, 16885465, 22625175, 22720735, 25691471; Product type r: regulator), with the protein product MSDNIRRSMPLFPIGIVMQLTELSARQIRYYEENGLIFPARSEGNRRLFSFHDVDKLLEIKHLIEQGVNMAGIKQILAKAEAEPEQKQNEKTKKPMKHDLSDDELRQLLKNELMQAGRFQRGNTFRQGDMSRFFH
- the ynaB gene encoding putative phage protein; defective phage region (Evidence 3: Putative function from multiple computational evidences; Product type h : extrachromosomal origin), producing the protein MEDATFHFKDPASPQEISDIEQKLGVTFPNDYKEFLLQHNGMEMFDGIEILSLEGIIEYNEVQDFPEGYVLIGYHFDGRYVIDTNKSKNGLGYMLYLDSIDDIEDAINLDSNFEIWFDMLVSLNGTKYWEVNPNLQEYYKLVSE
- the ynbB gene encoding putative C-S lyase (Evidence 3: Putative function from multiple computational evidences; PubMedId: 22333191, 24610841; Product type e: enzyme) gives rise to the protein MFDTLTHGELLKKTAMEVEADIAGIHKQIEEISERNEWRVLQSYRKHKVSDTHFTPSTGYGYDDIGRDTLESIYADVFGGEAGLVRPQIISGTHAISIALFGVLRPGDELLYITGKPYDTLEEIVGVRGGENAGSLKDFQIGYNAVDLTKDGKIDYDAVAAAINPKTKVIGIQRSKGYANRPSFLISEIKEMIRFVKEINENLIVFVDNCYGEFVEELEPCHVGADLMAGSLIKNPGGGLAKTGGYLVGKAKWIEACSYRMTSPGIGREAGASLYSLQEMYQGFFLAPHVVSQSLKGAVFTARFLEKLGFTSNPKWDAKRTDLIQSVEFSDREKMIAFCQAIQFASPINAHVTPYPAYMPGYEDDVIMAAGTFIQGASIELSADGPIRPPYVAYVQGGLTYSHVKNAICSAVDSLMQKQLI